The following are encoded in a window of Clostridia bacterium genomic DNA:
- a CDS encoding RnfABCDGE type electron transport complex subunit D, whose translation MEKLIYGGSPHIRSPKNTKQIMIEVCIALLPATVMGCVFFGINAILIILTSIVSSLVSELVFRLCQRVPFKQILSEFDFTSLVTGLLIGLNMPAMVFTSSWYIPVIASVFAIVIVKMLFGGTGRNLVNPAIAGRIMVIMSFAKQMNYYPLPNITSLAGSVDIVSGATPLTVLLNNPAGSQGIFNMNLSFWDLLLGSGVQGVIGETCRLALIIGGIYLVLRGIINFRWPLVYIVVTGLMTVALKGFNILWFLPSILSGGLMLGAIFMANDYVTTPNTRIGNYVYFIFLGVITATLRVVTTIETVSFAILLGNLIVPLIDKFIVPKPFGSRKEVAK comes from the coding sequence GTGGAAAAACTAATTTACGGTGGGTCGCCTCATATAAGGTCGCCAAAAAATACCAAACAAATTATGATAGAAGTTTGTATAGCTCTTTTGCCCGCTACGGTTATGGGTTGCGTATTCTTTGGAATAAACGCTATTTTAATAATACTTACCTCTATTGTAAGCAGTCTTGTAAGCGAATTAGTGTTTAGACTGTGTCAAAGAGTTCCTTTTAAACAAATTTTAAGCGAATTTGACTTTACTAGCCTTGTTACAGGCTTACTTATAGGGCTTAATATGCCGGCTATGGTGTTTACTAGCAGTTGGTATATTCCAGTAATAGCTAGCGTATTTGCAATAGTCATTGTCAAAATGTTGTTTGGCGGAACGGGACGAAATTTAGTCAACCCTGCTATTGCAGGTAGAATTATGGTTATTATGTCATTTGCAAAACAAATGAACTATTATCCGTTGCCTAACATCACTAGTCTTGCAGGTAGCGTAGATATCGTAAGCGGAGCAACTCCACTTACTGTTTTGCTCAACAATCCTGCCGGCAGTCAAGGCATATTTAATATGAATTTAAGTTTTTGGGATTTGCTACTAGGTAGCGGAGTTCAAGGCGTAATCGGCGAAACGTGTAGACTTGCGCTTATTATCGGCGGTATTTATTTAGTATTACGTGGGATTATTAATTTTAGATGGCCTCTTGTATACATTGTAGTTACCGGTCTTATGACAGTCGCTCTAAAAGGTTTTAATATTCTTTGGTTTTTGCCCTCAATACTTTCGGGCGGACTAATGTTAGGCGCAATTTTTATGGCAAATGACTATGTAACTACGCCCAATACTCGCATAGGCAATTATGTTTACTTTATCTTTTTAGGCGTAATTACGGCTACGTTACGTGTTGTAACCACAATAGAAACCGTTTCTTTTGCAATCTTGCTAGGCAATTTAATTGTTCCGCTAATTGATAAATTTATTGTGCCTAAACCTTTTGGAAGTAGAAAGGAGGTAGCAAAATGA
- a CDS encoding site-2 protease family protein, with protein sequence MGKLGLKFVVTPSFVLLLALAIFLGRFLILLGYIISVLAHELAHYFVARKYYYRCNSIVLSAFGAVLYGDFEEAVDKPQVIIALAGPFINFVFVVIGVTFWYLYPQTYVYTLEFVYANLFIGASNMLPVFPLDGGKVLLGLISKKYGYKKSLQVVKVLGVVVASLLFVIFLVGIIFNKNLFSLGLFAIFLLMSAFPIKKQIYEKLPIFNIDRGLRRGVEEKTLIVYPCVTLDMIKKRFEGNYLYRVIVVNSKGEKLIEYGFAQLQNIYLLPDSLTLEEVIKKDLVKL encoded by the coding sequence TTGGGAAAGTTAGGTTTAAAATTTGTAGTAACGCCGAGCTTTGTATTACTGCTTGCCTTAGCGATATTTTTAGGTAGATTTTTAATACTGCTTGGATACATTATTAGTGTGCTAGCTCACGAGCTTGCGCACTATTTTGTGGCAAGAAAATACTATTATAGGTGTAATAGTATAGTATTATCGGCATTTGGAGCAGTCCTATATGGTGATTTTGAAGAAGCTGTTGACAAGCCTCAGGTAATAATCGCCTTAGCCGGTCCGTTTATCAATTTTGTTTTTGTTGTTATAGGCGTAACTTTTTGGTATTTATACCCTCAAACTTACGTTTACACTCTTGAATTTGTTTACGCTAACTTATTTATTGGCGCAAGCAATATGCTACCGGTGTTTCCGCTTGACGGCGGAAAAGTTTTACTTGGGTTAATTTCAAAAAAATATGGATATAAGAAAAGTTTACAAGTAGTAAAAGTTCTTGGCGTTGTGGTAGCATCTTTACTGTTTGTAATATTTTTAGTAGGGATAATATTTAATAAAAATTTGTTTTCGCTTGGTTTATTCGCTATATTTTTGTTGATGTCAGCCTTTCCCATTAAAAAGCAAATATATGAAAAATTGCCGATATTTAACATTGATAGAGGACTTAGACGAGGCGTAGAAGAAAAAACTCTAATTGTTTATCCTTGCGTTACCCTTGATATGATAAAGAAGCGTTTTGAAGGCAATTATTTATATAGAGTAATAGTTGTAAACAGCAAGGGCGAAAAACTTATTGAGTATGGGTTTGCTCAATTACAAAATATATATTTGTTGCCCGACAGCTTAACGCTTGAAGAAGTAATAAAAAAAGACCTAGTTAAATTGTAA
- the rplU gene encoding 50S ribosomal protein L21 codes for MYAIVKTGGKQYKVTKDLIFSTELLDVKVGSVVELPAIMYVDDNKVLIGLDCNRVAVNAEVVEHGKGEKINIFTYKAKKNVHHRQGHRQPYTKLKVTNISVK; via the coding sequence ATGTACGCAATCGTAAAAACAGGTGGCAAACAATACAAGGTTACCAAAGATTTAATTTTTTCAACTGAATTACTAGATGTTAAAGTTGGGTCAGTAGTCGAACTACCTGCAATTATGTATGTTGATGACAACAAAGTTCTTATTGGTCTTGATTGTAATCGTGTAGCCGTAAACGCAGAAGTTGTAGAGCACGGCAAGGGAGAGAAGATTAACATCTTCACTTACAAAGCTAAGAAGAATGTTCATCACAGACAAGGACACAGACAACCATACACAAAACTTAAAGTAACTAATATTTCTGTCAAATAA
- a CDS encoding RnfABCDGE type electron transport complex subunit B — protein MNFLFVTIDWVKVLISVGIMVGIALLMGVVIVIVSKFFEIKGDSKVEEVKSKLSGANCGSCGFAGCEEFAKALVEGKVNINDCKATSKENKIEISNLLGVAFSGEEDTMAIVTCGGGINCQDKYEYQGYGDCISAQLLANGRKACQSGCLGSGSCVEVCPEDAIEIKNGVAHVNPDLCIGCGACINECPKKIIKRIPRSAVVYVKCANQNRGKDVASVCTAGCISCGLCQKNCPSGAIHIENNVPIIDYSKCVACKKCINVCPRKVIKLVRE, from the coding sequence ATGAATTTTTTATTTGTGACAATAGATTGGGTTAAAGTTTTAATAAGCGTTGGGATAATGGTAGGCATAGCCTTATTGATGGGCGTAGTTATAGTAATAGTCAGCAAGTTCTTTGAAATTAAAGGCGACTCTAAGGTAGAAGAAGTTAAAAGCAAGCTGTCAGGCGCAAATTGCGGTTCGTGCGGTTTTGCAGGTTGCGAAGAATTTGCCAAGGCCTTAGTCGAAGGCAAGGTCAATATAAATGATTGTAAAGCCACAAGCAAAGAAAATAAAATAGAAATATCTAATTTACTCGGCGTTGCTTTTTCGGGCGAAGAAGACACTATGGCGATAGTGACTTGCGGAGGGGGAATTAACTGTCAAGACAAATACGAATATCAAGGGTATGGCGATTGCATAAGCGCTCAGTTACTTGCAAATGGTAGAAAGGCTTGTCAATCGGGGTGTTTAGGTAGCGGTTCTTGCGTTGAAGTATGCCCCGAAGACGCTATTGAAATAAAAAACGGAGTAGCCCACGTTAACCCCGACCTATGTATAGGTTGTGGGGCGTGTATTAACGAGTGTCCAAAAAAGATTATCAAGCGTATTCCACGTTCGGCAGTAGTCTATGTCAAGTGCGCAAATCAAAATAGAGGCAAAGACGTAGCTAGCGTTTGTACGGCTGGCTGTATTTCTTGCGGACTATGTCAAAAGAATTGTCCGTCGGGAGCTATTCATATAGAGAATAACGTTCCTATCATAGATTACAGCAAATGCGTGGCTTGTAAAAAGTGTATTAACGTTTGTCCTCGCAAAGTTATCAAATTAGTTAGAGAATAG
- a CDS encoding rod shape-determining protein, with the protein MSNNIIIDLGGKFLRGLSLKNGYIVKDLNLVAVDNVSKQVKYSGALAQKMANNSLSSLSLITPIIDGIIVDNVSAKFMLQNFLAKLLNTTTFSRIVANCVAPCGLNSKDKSNIEGVLISLGVKQVKFLLAPLADAKYIFREFGINYGIICNIGQDIADISTVENDKLVNGCTLSYGGKNIDQKIVDFIVDKYSVKITLDEAEQFKCQCASLYPNDNSMLTVEGINILKGVSEQINLSSREMYNMLVDTMDKYIQVVNSLMATLPLAIATGIKREGLFLCGGLSSLTGIDKHFYQALNMNVRIPFSADDSVIRGAEMIIRGNR; encoded by the coding sequence ATGAGTAATAATATTATAATTGACTTAGGCGGTAAATTTTTACGTGGACTTAGTTTAAAGAACGGTTATATTGTCAAAGATTTAAACTTAGTAGCCGTAGATAACGTCAGTAAGCAAGTAAAATATTCAGGAGCTCTTGCTCAAAAGATGGCGAACAATAGTTTATCAAGCCTTTCGCTTATTACGCCTATTATAGATGGAATAATAGTAGATAATGTTAGCGCAAAATTTATGCTACAAAATTTTTTGGCAAAGTTACTTAACACTACGACGTTTTCAAGAATAGTTGCAAATTGCGTTGCGCCTTGCGGACTTAATAGCAAAGATAAATCAAATATAGAGGGCGTTTTAATTTCCTTAGGCGTTAAACAGGTTAAGTTTTTGCTTGCGCCACTTGCGGACGCAAAATATATTTTTAGAGAATTTGGCATAAACTACGGCATAATTTGTAACATTGGGCAAGATATAGCCGATATTTCTACTGTTGAAAATGATAAATTAGTCAACGGTTGCACATTATCCTATGGCGGGAAAAATATCGACCAAAAAATTGTCGACTTTATAGTGGACAAATACAGCGTAAAGATTACGCTTGACGAAGCCGAACAATTTAAGTGTCAATGCGCAAGTTTGTATCCTAACGACAATTCTATGCTAACTGTCGAAGGGATAAATATCCTTAAAGGAGTTAGCGAACAAATTAACTTATCGTCAAGAGAGATGTACAATATGTTAGTTGACACTATGGACAAATACATACAAGTAGTTAACAGTTTAATGGCGACCCTACCGCTTGCGATAGCCACTGGCATTAAAAGAGAGGGGCTTTTTCTTTGCGGTGGATTAAGTTCTCTTACCGGCATAGATAAACACTTCTATCAAGCCCTTAATATGAATGTTCGCATACCATTTTCAGCCGATGACAGCGTTATTAGAGGCGCTGAAATGATAATTAGAGGTAATAGGTAA
- a CDS encoding Rnf-Nqr domain containing protein has product MIEILIAGLFIHNYITVQFLGICPFLGMSKKVDTALGMGIAVTFVMVITSLITYPLFRYVLTPLNIEYLEIIVFIFVIAAIVQIIEMVLRKMSPTLYKSMGVYLPLITTNCCILGVAELNLISDLVTNVFTACLNGLFSGLGFTLAILILAGLREKLDRLPINKNFKGFSISMITACFMAMAFYVFKFVA; this is encoded by the coding sequence ATGATAGAAATATTAATCGCAGGCTTATTTATCCACAATTATATTACCGTACAATTTTTAGGTATTTGTCCTTTTTTAGGAATGTCAAAAAAAGTAGATACTGCGCTAGGTATGGGCATAGCCGTCACCTTTGTTATGGTAATAACTTCTTTAATTACTTATCCGTTATTTAGATATGTCCTTACGCCTTTAAATATCGAATATTTAGAGATAATTGTATTTATTTTTGTAATTGCGGCAATCGTACAGATTATTGAGATGGTTTTGCGTAAAATGTCGCCCACGTTATATAAATCTATGGGTGTTTATTTACCATTAATTACCACAAACTGTTGTATTTTAGGCGTTGCCGAACTCAACTTAATTAGCGATTTAGTTACAAACGTATTTACGGCTTGTTTAAACGGCTTGTTTAGCGGGCTTGGCTTTACTTTGGCTATATTAATTCTTGCCGGACTAAGAGAAAAATTAGATAGATTGCCCATCAACAAAAACTTTAAAGGTTTTTCTATCTCAATGATAACGGCTTGTTTTATGGCTATGGCATTTTATGTATTTAAGTTTGTGGCGTAG
- a CDS encoding methylglyoxal synthase, giving the protein MKIALIAHDKKKEDMINLAKEYLQTLKKHTLYATGTTGKLIIEQTGLEVVRMKSGPLGGDQQIGSMVADSLLDFVIFLRDPLTAQPHEPDVTALLRLCDVKSIPLATNISSARIMLEHIDKL; this is encoded by the coding sequence ATGAAAATAGCGTTGATTGCCCACGACAAAAAGAAAGAAGATATGATTAATCTTGCAAAAGAGTATTTGCAAACGCTTAAAAAGCACACTTTATACGCAACGGGTACTACGGGTAAGCTTATAATCGAGCAAACCGGTCTAGAAGTTGTACGTATGAAAAGCGGACCGCTTGGAGGCGACCAACAAATAGGTAGTATGGTTGCCGATAGTTTGCTTGATTTTGTAATTTTTTTAAGAGACCCTTTAACGGCTCAACCTCACGAACCAGACGTAACCGCTTTGCTTAGACTTTGCGACGTCAAATCAATTCCGCTTGCTACAAATATTTCTAGCGCAAGAATAATGTTAGAACATATTGACAAGTTGTAA
- a CDS encoding Ppx/GppA phosphatase family protein: MERIALIDLGSNTTRLTIYDVYDGGYFAVVNEAQEKAKLGEIEKEGNLKQTRILQAIAIIKSFKKICLAYKVDKTIAIATAAVRCAKNQKAFLNDVFSATGVKFKVLSEEEEAMHDYHGVVNSIEIPKGVIFEIGGGSIKLIQYNRRTVVQKMVLNFGAVTLRDMFFNSNSTPEESCDKIEDYVSEQLNNIDWLKNLEPEYKLIGVGGSIRSLARIARKIKRYPLEMVHNYHIDYPDFEYIYNMIRPFDLEKASKIKGLGQSRADVFPCAMAALKSLMKICNFDQIACCSCGIRDGIMFNYACPSTLDKPIVDIVGYSLHSKIRQWNLNNTHAEQTFNLCVQLFKQLRVLHKFPRYYVRVLRVASMLYEAGRAIKFYDYAKHTAYMILKSNLYGVPHQDIALAAYICDIYTKEDNASSDWQRFSSILTPEDFDAAKKLAVILQLAVAFDSSLSNAVTEINCDVLGDSVIMKTEIEGDASIEIKEATKMAIEFKKVFKKNLEIL; the protein is encoded by the coding sequence ATGGAAAGAATAGCATTAATCGATTTAGGCTCAAATACCACAAGACTTACTATTTATGACGTTTACGACGGCGGTTATTTTGCCGTAGTAAACGAAGCGCAAGAAAAAGCTAAACTTGGGGAAATTGAGAAAGAAGGTAACCTTAAACAAACAAGAATTTTGCAGGCAATCGCAATAATTAAGTCCTTCAAAAAGATTTGTTTAGCATATAAGGTCGATAAAACCATAGCTATCGCTACGGCGGCAGTTCGTTGCGCAAAGAACCAAAAAGCCTTTTTAAACGATGTTTTTTCGGCAACAGGCGTTAAATTTAAAGTATTAAGCGAAGAAGAAGAGGCTATGCACGACTATCACGGCGTAGTCAATAGCATAGAAATACCAAAAGGCGTTATTTTTGAGATCGGTGGCGGTAGCATAAAACTAATTCAATACAATAGACGTACCGTTGTTCAAAAAATGGTACTTAACTTTGGCGCAGTAACGCTTAGAGATATGTTTTTTAACTCTAATTCTACGCCCGAAGAGTCGTGTGACAAGATTGAAGATTACGTTAGCGAACAACTAAATAATATAGATTGGCTCAAAAATTTAGAGCCCGAATATAAGCTTATTGGCGTTGGCGGTTCGATTAGGTCGCTTGCAAGAATTGCTCGTAAGATTAAACGTTATCCGCTAGAAATGGTGCATAACTATCATATCGATTACCCGGATTTTGAATATATTTACAATATGATTAGACCATTCGACCTAGAAAAAGCAAGCAAAATAAAAGGGCTTGGGCAATCAAGAGCCGACGTTTTCCCTTGCGCTATGGCGGCGCTTAAATCTTTAATGAAGATATGCAACTTTGACCAAATCGCTTGTTGCAGTTGTGGCATTAGAGACGGTATTATGTTTAATTACGCTTGCCCTAGCACGCTAGACAAACCTATCGTAGATATAGTCGGTTACAGTTTGCACTCTAAGATTAGACAATGGAATTTAAACAATACTCACGCCGAACAAACCTTTAACCTTTGCGTACAGTTATTTAAACAACTAAGAGTGTTACACAAATTTCCACGTTATTATGTAAGAGTTTTAAGAGTAGCTAGTATGCTTTACGAGGCAGGCAGAGCAATTAAATTTTACGATTACGCTAAACATACGGCGTATATGATACTTAAATCTAATTTATATGGCGTTCCTCACCAAGATATTGCCTTAGCGGCGTATATTTGTGATATTTACACCAAAGAAGACAACGCAAGTAGCGACTGGCAACGTTTTAGTTCTATATTAACTCCCGAAGATTTTGATGCGGCAAAGAAACTTGCGGTAATTCTTCAACTTGCAGTAGCTTTTGACTCGTCTTTATCTAACGCAGTAACCGAAATAAATTGTGACGTTTTAGGCGATAGCGTCATAATGAAGACCGAGATAGAGGGCGACGCTAGTATTGAAATTAAAGAAGCTACCAAGATGGCGATAGAATTTAAGAAAGTATTCAAAAAGAACTTAGAAATATTATAA
- a CDS encoding Maf family protein translates to MKEIILASTSPRRKEILKEIVTNFTVQSKNVVEISHKTIPQEVVVELATIKARATYELNKNAIVIGADTLVEINGEIFGKPHSINQAKEMLQALSNQTHNVFTGICVICNDRENVYAECSKVTFYKLTDKQIEDYIATSSPFDKAGAYGIQDSGFVKQITGSYSNVLGLPKESLSLLLSSLQEENK, encoded by the coding sequence ATGAAAGAAATTATTTTAGCTTCCACTTCGCCTAGAAGAAAAGAAATTCTTAAAGAAATTGTAACTAATTTTACCGTGCAAAGCAAAAATGTAGTAGAGATTAGTCACAAGACAATTCCGCAAGAAGTTGTCGTAGAACTTGCGACTATTAAAGCAAGGGCGACTTATGAGCTTAACAAAAATGCGATTGTAATTGGAGCGGATACTCTGGTCGAAATAAACGGGGAAATTTTTGGCAAACCCCATAGCATAAATCAAGCCAAAGAAATGTTACAGGCTCTATCTAATCAAACCCACAATGTGTTTACGGGGATATGCGTTATTTGCAATGACCGAGAAAATGTCTACGCCGAGTGTTCGAAAGTTACTTTTTACAAGCTTACTGACAAACAAATCGAAGACTATATAGCGACGTCTTCGCCTTTTGATAAGGCTGGGGCTTATGGAATACAAGACAGCGGTTTTGTCAAACAAATTACAGGCAGTTACTCTAATGTTCTAGGGCTACCCAAAGAAAGTTTAAGCTTACTATTATCAAGTTTACAGGAGGAAAATAAATGA
- a CDS encoding AAA family ATPase has product MRVIALTSGKGGVGKTTITANLARSLAKLGNRVVIVDMDTSLANLDLLMVGEEPILFDIIDCINHRCRVKQALIQDKIEPSLYFLPCLAKGYESNISLADLKELIDNISTFANYVLLDCPAGVEQSFSRALSVCEEAIIICTPHLFSIKDSNRVLLLLGGYAIRQKYILVNRVRADLVAKNKMLSPIEIFSLLSATPLGIIPELDELLLSVPKLSAYTTNVFDIIADNLHNSKKNLLDFNRRRP; this is encoded by the coding sequence ATGAGAGTTATTGCTTTGACAAGTGGAAAAGGCGGAGTTGGTAAAACAACAATCACCGCAAATCTTGCTCGTAGTCTTGCAAAACTAGGCAATAGGGTAGTTATCGTCGATATGGATACAAGTCTAGCCAACCTTGATTTGTTGATGGTTGGCGAAGAACCGATATTATTCGATATAATAGATTGCATTAATCATAGATGTCGTGTAAAACAGGCTTTAATTCAAGATAAAATTGAGCCTTCGCTATATTTTTTACCTTGTCTTGCAAAGGGATATGAAAGCAACATTAGTCTTGCCGATTTAAAAGAATTAATTGACAATATTTCAACTTTTGCTAATTATGTTTTGCTTGATTGTCCGGCGGGGGTAGAACAATCTTTTTCTCGTGCGCTTTCGGTATGCGAAGAGGCTATTATTATATGTACTCCGCATTTGTTTAGTATTAAAGATAGCAATCGAGTTTTGTTACTACTTGGCGGTTACGCTATAAGACAAAAATACATACTTGTCAATCGTGTTAGAGCCGACTTAGTCGCAAAGAATAAAATGCTTAGCCCTATTGAAATTTTTTCTTTACTCTCGGCTACTCCGCTAGGTATTATACCCGAATTAGACGAACTATTATTAAGCGTTCCAAAACTAAGCGCATATACAACCAATGTTTTTGATATTATAGCCGACAACTTACACAATAGTAAGAAAAATTTATTAGATTTTAATAGGAGAAGACCTTGA
- a CDS encoding TSUP family transporter yields the protein MIILYIFFGFLSGLLGGMGMGGGTLLIPLLSFLDINQRVIQSVSLTSFIPMALVSLGIHSQCGLIKLERIEYLIIPSIIAGVLGALLANLAPEKLLRICYGIFLLVFGVAEFIKVAKNVN from the coding sequence ATGATTATTTTATATATTTTTTTTGGGTTTTTATCGGGGTTACTTGGCGGTATGGGTATGGGCGGTGGTACGCTATTAATTCCCTTGCTCAGTTTTTTAGATATCAATCAACGAGTTATACAATCGGTTAGTTTGACAAGTTTTATTCCTATGGCGCTAGTATCGCTTGGCATTCATTCTCAATGCGGTCTTATTAAATTAGAGCGAATCGAATATTTAATAATACCTTCGATAATAGCCGGAGTATTAGGAGCTTTGCTTGCAAATTTAGCTCCCGAAAAATTGCTAAGAATATGTTACGGAATATTTTTGTTAGTTTTTGGCGTTGCCGAATTTATTAAAGTAGCCAAAAACGTTAACTAA
- a CDS encoding electron transport complex subunit E yields MKIKELALNGLVRQNPGFKLLLGLCSILALSDKAINGLGMGLSVTFVLICSNTFISLLRNVIPSKVRIPVFVLIIATFVTVVKMVLVYFASKSAVVNSIYEAMGIYIPLIVVNCVILARAEAYASHNSVGASALDGLFMGLGYMLALTFIGIVRELIGSGSFFGIKLWNFGIEFFVTPAGAFLTYGLLIALFNFVYSKIERNTKLKLARQAYDNVEVEL; encoded by the coding sequence ATGAAAATTAAGGAACTTGCTTTAAATGGCTTAGTTAGACAAAATCCGGGATTTAAATTACTTCTCGGGCTATGTTCTATACTTGCTCTTTCGGACAAAGCAATCAATGGTTTAGGTATGGGTTTATCGGTTACTTTTGTATTAATTTGTAGCAATACCTTTATCTCGCTACTTAGAAACGTCATACCTAGCAAGGTAAGAATACCCGTATTTGTCTTAATTATTGCGACGTTTGTAACCGTAGTTAAGATGGTTTTAGTATACTTTGCAAGTAAATCTGCCGTAGTAAATAGCATTTATGAGGCTATGGGTATTTATATTCCTTTAATTGTCGTCAACTGTGTCATTCTTGCCCGAGCCGAAGCCTATGCGTCGCATAATAGCGTTGGCGCATCGGCGCTTGACGGATTGTTTATGGGACTAGGTTATATGCTTGCGCTTACGTTTATTGGAATTGTTAGAGAATTGATTGGCTCTGGCAGTTTCTTTGGAATAAAACTTTGGAATTTTGGCATTGAATTTTTTGTTACGCCGGCAGGAGCTTTCTTAACCTATGGTTTGCTTATAGCGTTATTTAATTTTGTCTACTCAAAAATTGAGCGTAACACAAAGCTTAAACTTGCAAGGCAGGCTTACGATAATGTGGAGGTAGAGTTATGA
- the rsxC gene encoding electron transport complex subunit RsxC → MKSKVFNFHKGAHPADKKSLTQDVSTQTLAKQSDYFIAMSQHIGASAKPIVEVGQQVSQGQLIGEKIGKVSANIFSSVSGVVKEIINKKNISGNIVTYIHIATDDTNDVVKLPPLTTFDKSSILTRIEEAGIVGLGGAGFPTAVKLNPNKPVDTLIINAAECEPYLNCDNRLLQENTQEVLQGIELIATALQVDNVIIGIESNKQVAYEMLKDCKYNVKQLRTIYPQGAEKVLIYSLTGRRVPNKGGLPMDVGVVVDNVATAYAVYDACINGNPLYKRIITVSGEGVTNPKNLWVSNGASHKDIFDFCGGLTEDAIRLISGGPLMGLPLEDLSGYTTKAESGLLALTKKQISLLEPTPCLNCGRCADACPMNLMPMYIDFYTLANDTANAVKFGALDCIECGCCSYVCPAKRWIVQSARLTKKRVREAKK, encoded by the coding sequence TTGAAAAGCAAGGTATTTAATTTTCATAAGGGCGCGCACCCAGCAGATAAAAAGTCGCTTACGCAAGATGTATCAACGCAAACTCTTGCAAAACAAAGCGACTATTTTATAGCTATGTCGCAACATATTGGGGCAAGCGCAAAACCTATTGTCGAAGTAGGTCAGCAAGTTTCACAGGGGCAATTAATAGGCGAAAAAATAGGTAAAGTTTCGGCGAATATTTTTTCTTCTGTTTCGGGCGTGGTAAAAGAGATAATAAACAAGAAAAACATTAGCGGTAACATAGTTACTTATATCCACATAGCCACAGACGATACTAACGACGTAGTTAAACTTCCGCCACTTACCACCTTTGATAAATCTAGCATACTTACTCGAATTGAAGAAGCCGGCATAGTTGGACTAGGTGGCGCAGGCTTTCCAACTGCGGTTAAATTAAACCCAAACAAACCGGTTGACACGCTTATTATAAATGCCGCCGAATGCGAGCCATACTTAAATTGCGATAACAGACTACTTCAAGAAAATACGCAAGAAGTGTTGCAAGGCATAGAATTAATAGCAACCGCTTTGCAGGTTGACAATGTTATTATCGGTATTGAAAGCAATAAGCAAGTGGCGTATGAAATGCTTAAAGATTGCAAATATAACGTAAAACAATTAAGGACAATTTATCCGCAAGGCGCAGAAAAAGTTCTTATTTATTCGCTTACGGGTAGGCGTGTGCCGAATAAAGGCGGACTGCCTATGGACGTTGGCGTTGTGGTTGACAACGTTGCTACGGCTTACGCTGTTTATGACGCTTGCATTAATGGCAACCCTTTGTACAAGCGAATTATTACCGTCTCGGGCGAAGGCGTTACCAATCCTAAAAATTTATGGGTAAGTAACGGCGCAAGCCATAAGGATATATTTGACTTTTGTGGCGGGCTTACCGAAGATGCGATTAGACTTATTTCAGGCGGACCTCTTATGGGCTTACCGCTTGAAGATTTGTCCGGATACACTACTAAGGCAGAGTCTGGGCTACTAGCCTTGACCAAGAAACAAATTAGTTTGTTAGAGCCTACGCCTTGTTTAAACTGCGGTCGTTGCGCAGACGCTTGTCCAATGAATCTTATGCCAATGTATATAGACTTCTATACTCTTGCAAACGATACTGCAAATGCGGTTAAGTTTGGCGCATTAGATTGCATAGAATGTGGTTGTTGTTCTTACGTTTGTCCTGCTAAACGTTGGATAGTGCAGAGTGCAAGACTTACCAAAAAAAGAGTAAGGGAGGCAAAGAAATAG
- a CDS encoding ribosomal-processing cysteine protease Prp → MTNITINKVNGNIVKVVCVGHTGYAQSGQDIVCAGISTLVQTALLGILNVACVNVDYTIRADDGLLEFTIDNNPDHALNEAEMHDCQIILKTMLCGLSDFNTEYSDYMNLEVIE, encoded by the coding sequence ATGACAAATATAACAATCAACAAGGTAAATGGCAATATTGTAAAGGTGGTATGCGTTGGTCATACCGGATACGCTCAAAGCGGACAAGACATTGTTTGCGCAGGCATATCGACATTAGTGCAAACGGCGTTACTGGGCATACTTAATGTAGCCTGCGTAAATGTAGATTATACTATACGTGCCGACGACGGCTTGTTAGAATTTACAATCGACAACAATCCCGACCACGCTTTAAACGAGGCTGAGATGCACGACTGTCAAATTATCCTTAAAACTATGCTTTGCGGATTGTCAGACTTTAATACCGAGTACTCGGATTATATGAATTTGGAGGTAATTGAATAA